GCGGCAGGAAGTGGATGAAGATGTAGTCGGTCTGCTCCGGGTTCAGCGCCAGCGCCTTGCGGTCGAAGTTGTCGAACCACGTGTGGATGGCGTACTGGTTGAAGACCGGGTCGGAGATCTTGGTCTTCATCTGGCTGGCCAGCAGGGTGCGCCGCCCGGAGGCGTCCACGACCATCCGCACCGGGATCTGCTGCGCCTCGCCGTCGATGCGCACGTGGACCACGGGGAACTCGCCCTCGAAGTCCACGTTCTGCACCCGGGCGTTGTAGCGCACGTCCGCGCCGAGGCTGGCCGAGTGGTCCAGCAGGATCTTGTCGAAGATCCCGCGGTCGACGTGGTACGTGTGGTCGCGGTCGACGCCGGGCTGGTCACGCTCGTGGAACAGGATGTCTGCGGCGCGGAAGTCGTGGGTCAGGCCGGTGAAACCCATGTGGTCGATGGGCCGGGACTCCGCCGAGGTCCAGGCCGCGCCGTACTTCTTCGGGAAGTTCGCGGCCTCGATCTTCTCCATCGCGCCGATCTCCAGGAGCACCGGCGTGGTGGCGGGCACGAGGGACTCGCCCACGTGCTCACGGGGGAACGTCTCGCTCTCGAGGACGACCACCGAGAGGCCGGCCTTCGCGAGGTAGGACGCCGCGGTCGAACCGGCGGGGCCGCCGCCGATAACTGCGATGTCGAACGCTGGTTGCACGATCGCCTCCTTGTCGTTGGGCGTGGGCGTCAGGCGCTTGCGACCTCGGTGGGCAGCAGCGACCGCACGAGGCTGGTGATGGTGTTGATGCTGCGGAAGTGCCGGCCGGTGATGGCCGTCGGCGGCACCGAGACGTGCAGCTCTTCGCGGATGAACGTGAGCAGCCGGGCCGTGTTCATCGAGTTGAGGACGCCCCACTCCAGCAGCGGGGAGTCCGCGTCCAGCTCGCCCGCCGACTCACTGCCCAGCAGGTGGTCGACGATGAACGAGGTGACGCGGGCCTGGATCTCGTCGGTGTCGATGGTGGTCACTTCTGTGCTCCTCGGGTTCTGGCTACGTGCGGCTCCATAGCGGACGGTCGGACAGCAAAAGTCATCTTGTGAGGAACTCTACAAGCGATGAACTGTCTCGACAAGGCGCATCTTCCCGATCACCGCGCGTAGCGGGTGTGACCAGGGAAGATCTGACGGCGGAGACGCTGCTGCGGGCGGGGTACGCCGCATCCCGCCGGCCCGGAGGCGGCTCGGCGGGATGCGGTGGGGAATCCGGAGCTAGAAGCCCGTGGCGTCCAGGAAGGAGCGGACGGCGGCGGCGAAGCCGGCCTCGTCGTCGTCGTACACGAAGTGGCCGCCGGTCAGCACGGTCAGCGTGGCCCGGGGCGCCTTCGCCGCCATCTCGGCGGCGTGATCGGCGGCGAGCACGAAGCTGTCGCTGCCCGCGATCAGCAGCGTCGGGCAGGACACGGCCAGCCAGTCCGCCCAGTGGTCGCCGTTGAGCCGGTCCTGCGCCGCGAGGGCGTCCTCCACCCGGCAGGCCAAGCCCCAGCCGTCGGCGTGCTCGCGTACCCCGTCCACCAGGTACGGCCCGAGGAAGCCGAGGGCGTCGAGGAACTGCTCGCGGCTCGGCGCACGCTCCGGCCAGGCCCGCGCGAACGACAGGTCGGCCTCGATCACGGCGCCCACGTCGGCCACCACCAGCGCGCTGACCCGCTCGGGCCGGCGCGCGGCGAGCTGGTACGCGTTAGCGCCGCCCAGCGAGTGCCCGACCACGGGCAGGCGTTCCAGGCCCAGGTGGTCGAGCAGCGCGACGAGGTCGCTCAGGAAACCCTCACGGGTGTACGGCGGCGCGGGGTCCGACGACCCGTGACCGCGCTGGTCCGGCGCGATGACCCGGCGGCCGGGCAGGGCCGCGGCCAGCCGGGCGAACGCACGGCCCTCGCTGAACAGCCCGTGCAGTGCGAGCACGGGCTGTCCGGTGCCGAAGTCGCGATAGGCCAGCCGGTGGCCGCCGAGGTCCAGGTACCGCGGTGAGGGGAGGTCCGGCCACCGCCCCATGCCGCCATCACCAACCACGAATGGATGGTCTTAGTTGTTTGCGCCCGCAGTCAACCGCACATCCGGCAACGATACGTAGCCGTGATGCTACTTATGGGTAGTTCAGGTCAGCCGGCCGGCGTGGGCGGCTCCTCCGTCCGGGGCCGCGCCTCGGTGAAGTCGCCGCGCTCGTACGCCGCCACGATGGCCCGCCGCTGCAGCTTGCCGCTGCTGGTGCGCAGCAGCCGCCCCGGGCGCAGGAAGTGCACGTCCTCCGGGCGGACGGTGACGCCGGTGGCGTGCACCAGGTGCTCCACGATGCGGGCCCGGCACCCGCCCGGATCGGCCCGCGCGGTGCGGTCCGCCTCGGCCAGCACCACGATCCGCCCGCCGGCCTGCGCCACCGCCACCCGCCGGATGAACGCCAGCTGCTCCAGGGCCTGCTCGAAGTCGGCGGCGAACAGACTCTGCCCGTTCACCTTGATGCGGTCGCTGATCCGGCCGGTGATGAACAGCTCGCCGCCGTCGACGAAGCCGATGTCGCCGGTGGCGTAGAAGCCGTCCGTCCCGGTCAGCGGCCGCGGGTCGTCCAGATAGGAGTCCGCCAGCGTGCCGCCGGCCAGCTCGATCTCGCCGAGCTGGCCGTCGCGGCACACGCGGCCGTCCTCGGTGCGCAGCCGCACCGTGAACCCCGGCATCGGCGGCCCGACCGAGATCGCGGGCAGCCCCGAGGGCGAGCGCACGATGCGCACCCGCCCGCCGCGCGGCCGGCTCGTCACCACGAGCACCGTCTCGGCCATGCCGTAGCAGGGCATGAAGACGTCGTCGCGCAGCCCGGCCGGGGCCATCAGCGCCAGGAACTCCTCCAGGTTGCGGATGTTGATCGGCTCGCTGCCCAGGTAGATGACGTGCAGCCGGGACAGGTCCAGCTCGGCCAGCTCCGCCCGGTCCAGGTCGCGCATCAGCCGCAGCGAGTAGTCGACCGCGAAGTTCGGCACCACCGTGCCGCAGACGCCCTCGCGCGCCATGTGCGCCCACCAGCCGTACGCGTCGAACAGGAACGTCGACGGCTCGGCCAGCAGCAGGTCGCTGCCGCTCGCGAAGGAGGACAGCAGGCCGCCGACCAGGCCCATGTCGTGGTAGAGGGGCAGCCAGCTGCTCACCCGATCCTCGGGGCGGCGGCCGTCGGTGCCCAGGATCATCGCCAGGTTGGCCCGCAGCCGCCCCTGCGTGATCGGGATACCCTTCGGGAACGAGGTCGAGCCCGAGGAGAACTGCACGAAGGCCAGCTCGTCGTCGGCCGGCACCCGCAGCCGCGCGCCGGGCAGCCGCAGCTCCGGGTCGGGCAGCGGCAGCCGGGCCAGCGGCAGGTCCACCGTGGCGAGGCTCGGCGTCTGCAGCACGGCCGCCGCGCCGAACTCCCCCGCCACCCGGCCGAGGAAGTCCTCGTAGCCGGCCTTCGGGCTGTGCGGCAGCAGCGGCTTCACCGACAGCGGCAGCGCGCCCGCCTCCATCAGGGCCAGGAACGACAGGATCACCGCCGCCGAGGTCTCGAACGGCACGATCACCCGGGTGCCCGGCCCGATGCCGTGCGCGCGGAAGTGCTCGGCGTACGCGGCGATGCGCGCCGGGAACTCGCGGTAGAGCACCGTCTCCGGCGGGTCGGCGAACTTCTCGTACAGGTGCAGGCCGTGCTCGGGCACGGTGTCGTGGTTGCGCTGGACGTGTTCGAGCACGGCGGGCTCCTACTCCTCGGTCGCCGGGACGGCCCCGGCGCGCTTCATCCAGCCGGCCACCCCGGGCAGCACCTCGGCCTCGGCCCGTGCCCCCCGGATCACGTCGTAGTGGCCGGGATCCCAGCTCAGGCCGGTCTGGCGGCCGTACACCCGGAAGTCCACCGGGCCGCCCAGCCGGTCCGCGAGCTTGCGGCCGCGCGCCGGCGAGGCGTGGAACGTGTCGGCGGCGCCGATCGCCACCAGCGCGGGCACGGTCACCCGGGACAGCGCCTGCCAGTAGTCGGTCGTGCCGTCGGCGCTGCGGAACTCGCCCCGGGGCGCCCAGTCGGCGAACTGCCGCATCAGCCCCGCGGGCTCGTCCCAGCGGCCCTGCCGCAGCGCCTTCGCGGGGAACCGGCCGGCCAGCCGGGCCAGCAGCGCCGCGCCGCGCAGCTGCACGCGCTTGCCCGCCCCGCCCTCGGAGTAGTCGTTGACCGCCGAGGAGATGGTCACCACCCCGGCGAGGTGCCGCTGCAGCGACGGGTCCACGCCGAGCGCGGCCAGCAGCGCGTACCCGATCATGCTGTGCGCCAGCACGAACAGCGGCCCCTGGTGGGCCGCGGCCACCCCGCGGATCAGGTCGGGGAGGTCGTGGCGCACGTAGGTGTCGAAGTTCCAGTCGTACGCACGCCGCCGGGGCCAGCGGCTCCGGCCGTGCCCGCGCAGCGACGCGACGTACGCGGTGAACCCGCGCTCCACGAACACCGTGGCGGGACCGCGCCCCGCCGAGCTGAGGAAGAACCCGCCGTCGGAGAACAGCCCCGGCAGGAAGAGCACGCCGGGGGCGGCGCCGCCCTGCGGCGGGACCTGCCTGACGTGCAGCTCGTGACCGCCGGACGTGGGCACCCAGCGCTCGGACCCGGTGACAAGGCCGGACGTGCTCATCTGCACTCCACTCGGTAGTAGGCGGCGCCGTCAGCGGGGCGCGGCGGTCGCCAGGAAGTCCTGCATCGAAACGAGACACCGCTGGGCGGTGTCCAGGAACGCGACCGTGACCAGCGCGTCCACCGCCGGTCCGGGCACCTGCGGCAGGTGCAGCCGCTGCCGGAAGCGGGCCCGGAAGGTGAGGTCGTCGTCCGCGATCTCCTGCTCGCTCGGCGACTCCAGCCGGGTGCGCACCTCGACCTCGCCGCGCGGGAGCTCGGCCAGATAGTCGATGTTGATCGAGGCCACCACCGCGACCACCCGGTCGCCGTGCACGATGCCCTGACGGCCCATCCAGTCCCAGCGGCCGGCCTCCAGATACTCCAGCGCCACCGCGTTGTTCACGTGGCCCAGGGCGTCCAGGTCATTGGGCCGGACGGGGAGCGTAAGCCGTGATTCGCCGAAGAACATCGCGGGCCTTCCGATCGATCGTGCCGAAGAAGCGCTGGTAAACCGAGGTCCGGCCGGTCACCACGACCACGGAGGAGACGAAACCGCCGCTGTGCGAGATGGAGACGTTCACCCGCAGCCGGTGCCGGGCCAGGTGGCGGGCGAGCGAGCCGCGGATGTCGAACTCCGGTCCCCCGTGCGGATCGTGGACCACCTCGGCGTCCGTCCAGAACCAGGGCTCCCGGGCCGGTGGCAGCGCCTTGAACAGCGCCTCCTTGGCCGCGAAGGCGCCCGCCAGGCTCTGCAGCGGCCCCACCGCGCCGGCGAAGCGGCGCAGCTCACGGTCGGTGAAGAAGACATCGGGCTCGCGCAGCCCGGAGGCGACCTCCAGCTCGCTGATCAGCTGGAGGTCGTGCCCCAGGCCGATCAGCTGCCCAGCAGGTCCAGCCAAGTGTCCTCGACCTCTTCCCGCGTGTGCACCTCGATGCCGGTGATCTTCTTGAGCGCGCTGCAGACCAGCTGCTCCTTCTTCTCGATCGCCTCCGGGCGGAAGTCCATCTCCTTGGTCTCCAGCTGGTCCCACCAGTTGACGTGGGTGCCCCGCTCCTCCAGCTTGTCGCGGGCGCTGCCCTGCAGCTCGCCGTCCTCGCGCAGGAACAGGTGCGCCACCGCGAACGCGTCCTTGGCGTGGTACTCCCCGCTGTCGACCAGGGCCTTGGCGAACGCGATGAAGTAGTTGCGGTGCTGGATCTCGTCCGCGGCCACCTGCTTGAAGATGCGGCGCAGGCCCGGGTCGGCCACCACGTGCTGGCACTGGCCGTAGTTCACCGCGGCGGTGATCTCCGAGATCGCGAGCAGCACCAGCGTGCGCAGCATGTCGTCGTCGGGGAAGACCTGCCGGAAGTTGATGAACGTCTCGTCGTCGATCGGCTCCATGCCGGAGAGGTCGGCGAGGCGGTTGAACACCGTCTCGTGGTGCGCCTCCTCCTCGTTCCAGTACCGGCTCCAGGTGCCGCACGCCTCCATCACCGAGGCCAGCGCCGGGTTGGTGTCCCGCCAGCGGTTGCACTCGGCGTTGGCCTGGCGTTCCAGCCGGTCCGCACCCGGCTTGGTGGTCAGCTCGGCCCGGCCCGCGTTCCAGACCAGCATCCGGTCGGTCGGGGTCAGACTGTCCAGGTCCACCGCGGCGAGCATGTCCACCACGCTCCACCGGCGCGACTCGTGCAGCCGCTGCTGCTCCCAGGTCACGTCCACGAGCGACATGCCGCGCTCGGTGAGCGCCGCCCAGAGGTCGGTGAGGATGGCGGGCGGTCCCGCGGGCACGGTCGACCGGCGGATCCTCGGCTGCACGTCCATGACGGTCATGCCACGGCCTCCCTCTGGCGGTCGAACTCCTCCTGGAAGACCCTCAGCACGGTCGTGGTCGGGGTGTCGAGCGGCATCGCGGGCAGGCGCACGCGGGCGCCGTACTCCTTGCGCAGCGCGTTGGCGGTGCGCGCGAACGCCTCCATGAGGTCGATGCTGTTGGTCATCCGAGGGCTGCGGGCGATCACGGTCGCCAGCGTCACGTCGTCGCCGAACAGCTGGTCCTCCGGCAGGCCGGCATGTTCGGCGAACTTCTCCCTGAGGTAGGACTGCACGTCGGTCTTCATCATGCGAGGAATTCTACAAGCGATGAGTCTTACTGCCAAGGGGGTCGATGTCCCGCAGCACGCAGGCCCCGCGCGGGGTGCCGCACCGGGTACGGGTGGTCAGGCGGGGAAGGCGAGGCGCCGCCGGACAGCCGAAAGGCCCTTCCGGCGGACCGGAAAGGCCTTTGACGTGGGGTGTGCGGTGGGCCGCCAGGGACTCGAACCCTGAACCTACGGATTAAAAGTCCGCAGCTCTGCCATTGAGCTAGCAGCCCGTGCCTGCCAGGCTACCGGATCAGGGGGCACCGGTCGCCGGGGTATCCGCCCAGGCGCGCTGCCCGTCGCCCATCGGCAGCAGAAGACCCTGCTGCTGCGCGCGCAGCACCGTGGTGAGGCGGTCGCTGGTGCCGAGCCGCCGGTACACCCGCTCCAGGTGCTTGCCGACGGTACGCGGTGACAGCCCCAGCCGGCGGGCCATCGCCTGGATGGTCAGGCCCTCGCGCAGCAGCGCCACGACCTGCCGCTGCCGTTCGGTGAGCGCGGGCGGGCCGGCCGCCGCCGCGTGCAGGCGCTCGTCCAGCGCCGCCGCGACCAGCCGGTGCGCCCTGGCCCAGGTCTCGGTGAGCGCGTGCAGCGCGACGAGCCGCTCGGTGGGCAGCTCACGCAGGCCCGCGTCGTCGCCCGCCGCGGCCCGCAGGCAGCTCAGCGTCAGGTCGGCCGTCAGCCGCGGCGGCCCGGCGCCGTCCGTCATGGGTGCGGTGGGTGAGGTCGTCGTTACGGACATCGCGGATCCCCTCGGTTCGTGGGCGTAGGACGGTCGGCCTCCTCGGTGGACGGAGATGCGAAACCTTAGGGCGGCTGCCGCAAGCCCTTAGCCGCGCTGCGCGAGCGGGCGCGCGAGGCGCCCGTCCGTGGGCGCAGGTAAGGGATCTGGCCGTTCCCGGCTGCAGCTATACCGCTGCTGAGCAGGGCGGATATACCGTTCCCGGCATCAGGTCGCCGCGGCACGCGGTGGGTCCGGATCCCCTCAGGCACCGCCGATCGAGCCAGTTCCGCTCCGATCGCGACGGCCCGGCGGATTGGGCCCGGCGGTGCGGCGCAGGAGCCGAGTAGAGGGAACGGGACATCATGGCCGGCGAGAGCGAGAAGCACGACGACATCCCGGGCCTGCGGGAGCTGGCCCGGCGGGGCCTGCTGGCGGCGTACGTCGCCGCGGCCTCCGCGCAGGAGCGCCGGCGGCTGCGCGTGGAGGCGTACGACCTGCTGCTGGCCCTGGTCTTCGGGCAGCTGACCCGGAACCTGGAGCTGCGCCGGGGGCACCGCGGGTGCGCCCGCGGGGTGCGCCACCTGGCCGACGAGTGCCTCCACCGCTTCCACGACGACATGGACGCCGTCCTCGACCACCTCTTCGCCAACGCGAAGGTGCCGATCCAGAACCTGGAGGGCTGGGTGCGGCGGCGGCTGACCCACGCCACCGTCGACGCGTACCGGCGCCGCCGGGGCGAGCGCGGCGCGCTGCAGCGGCCCCGGGTGCCCGGCTGGCTGGCCGAGCGCCTCGGCGAGCGGGCGGACCTCGCGGAGCTGGCCGTCGAGATGCTCGAGTGGGTGGGCGTGGAGGCCACCGCGGGTGCGCAGGACTGGCCGTTCGACGCCTGGGCGCAGGCGCGGGCGGCCCGCACCGGCGAGGACCTCGACAAGGCCCGCCGGGCGGTGACCGAGGACGTGGCGCTGGTGCTCGCCGCGATGCGCGGCCGCTCCCGGTGGTTCGCTGACTATGTCGAGCGGCCACTGGGCCGTAAGCGCCCGGCGCCGGCTGCCGACGATGCCGACACGCGCTCCGCGGAGGAGGCCGGGCAGGGCGGGCAGGACTCCCTGCGTGACCTGGCCGCCCTGGCGCTCGCCGCGCTGGAGCTGCGCCTGGCCCGGGGTGAGGAGCCGCGGGCGGCGGTGTCCGAGGTGCTCCGCACGGTGTTCGCCGCCGGGTCCGGCCGGGAGAGCCTCGGCCGGCTGCCGGGGGCGTCCGCCGGGCCCGACGCGTGGGTGCTCGCGCAGCTGGCCGACCCGGCCGCGGTCGCCCGCATCACCGACGCGGTGCTGGCGCTGCTGCCGGAGCACCGGCGCTGACCCGCCGGCCGGCTGCCGGGGCAGGCCGCCGCGGCGGTGCGCGGCCCGGCTGTCGGCGATCACGAGCAGTCCTTTCGTGGTGGTGCGAGGTCGGTTGAGGGTCTGACGGACCGGGCGCGGCCCGCCCCGCGCGGGCGGCGTAGCGCCGGCGTGCCGCGCGGCAGGCGTGCGCCAGCCGGGCGGGCAGCCGGACGGCCCGCTCGGACGGCGGCCCCGGCCAGGCGGTTCGATCGTCCTGGGTCGATCGGGCGGGCCCGGCGTGAGTGCCTGGGTGAGCAGCTCGGCACCCGGAATGATGTTCGGCATGGCTTCCGCCTTCATCGGGCGTGCCGCGGAACTCCGCCGGCTCGCCGACCTGCTGGCCACGGTGCGCGAGAAGGGCCGGCCCGCCACCGTCCTGATCGGCGGCGAGGCGGGTGTCGGCAAGAGCGAGCTGCTGACGCTGTTCTGCGAGCAGGCCGCGGCAGAGGGCGCTCAGGTGCTCTCCGGCGCCTGCATCGAGCTGGGCTCGGGTGCGATCCCGTACGGGCCGCTCATCGAGGCGCTGCGGCGGCTGGTGCGCGAGCGCACCGAGGAGAAGGCGCGGGAGCTGGCCGGCCCGGCGTGGAGCGAACTCGCCCCGCTGATCTCGGACTTCACGGGCGCGGAGGCGCCCGTCGGGGGCCAGGGTTCGCAGCTGAGCGTCTTCGGCGCGGTCTCCCGGCTGCTCGACCACATCGGCCGGACCACGCCCCTGGTGCTGGTCTTCGAGGACGTGCACTGGGCCGATCCGTCCACGCTGGACCTGATCGCCTACCTGACCCGCATGGGCTCCGACGAGCGGCTGCTGCTGATCTGCACCCACCGCAGCGACCTGGAGCGCGGCCACCCGGTGCGCCGGGTGCTGGCCGCGCCGCAGTTCAGCCGGGGCATGCACCGCATCTCGCTGTCCCGGTTCACGACCGCCGAGATGCGGGACCTGATCACCGCGCTGGCGACCGAGCCGGCCGGTCCCGAGCAGGTGGCGCGCTGCGCCGAGCTGGCCGACGGCAACCCGTACTTCGCGTCGCAGCTGGTGGCCGCCGGTTACCTGGCGGACCCGGATCGCCTGCCGGAGACGGTCGCGGACATGATGGCGGTCCGGCTGGAGCAGCTGAGCCCCGCCGCGGCCAAGGTGGTCGAGGTCGCGGCGGTGGCGGGTCGGCGGGTCGGCGACCGGCTGCTCGGCGCGGTGAGCGAACTCGACGCCGAGACGCTGGCCGACGCGCTGCAGGAGTGCCTCGACCAGCTCGTCCTCGTCGAGGACCGGACCGAGCGGGGGTACGCCTTCCAGCATGCGCTGCTGCGCGCGGCCGCCTACGAGCGGATCGCCGATCTGCGGCGCAGGCTCCGGCATGAGGCGGTGGCGCGGGCGCTGGCGGCCGAGGCGGAGAAGCACTCGCGCCTGGTGCCGGAGCTGGCGTACCACTGGTTCGCGGCGGCGCAGGAGCCGGAGGCGCTGGCCTGGGCGGTGCGCGCGGGTGACCTCGCGGTGCGGATGCGGGCCTTCCAGGAGGCGGAGACGCAGTACCGGCGGGCGCTGGAGCTGTGGCCGGGGGTGCCCGGCGCGGCGGCGGTGGCCGGCACCGCCAAGCTCCGGGTGCTGACCGTGGCGGCCGACGCGGCCCGCTGGGCGGGGCACGTGGACCAGGCGGTGCGGTGGGCGCGCGAGGCCATCGACGAGGCCGCCGAGGCGGACGGCGACCGGCTCGGGGAGCTGTACGAGCGGCTCGGCAGCTATCTGTGGGAGGCCCGGGCGGTCGACGAGTCGGCCGAGGCGTATCGCGCGGCGGAGCAGCACCTCGCGGGCGGACCGCCGTCGGCGGCCGGGTCGCGGGTGCAGGCGGCCCTGGCCACGGTGGCGGTCCGGGACGGGCAGCACGTCGACGGCCTGGCGCGGGCGAAGCGGGCGGGGGAGCTGGCGCGTGCGGTGCGGGCGCGCGCCGAGGAGGGCCGCGCCCTCAACAGCGAGGGCCTGGCGCTGACCATGCTCGACGAGCCGGACGAGGGGGTGCGGGCGCTGCGTCAGGGGCTGGAGATCGCGATCGAGGTCGACCATCTGGAGGACACGCTGCGGGCGTACGCGAATCTGGGGTTGTGCCTGGAGCACGCCGACCTGCTCGCCGAGTCGGTGGAGGTGCTGCTCGACGGGCTGGCGAAGGCCCGGGGGCTGGGCCTGCTGCACACCCGGCAGGGCGGGGTGCTGGCCAACAACGCCAGCGCGACGCTGACCCTGCTCGGCCGGTGGGACGAGGCGGTGGCGCTGCTGGACGAGGCGCGGCCCGAGCCGCCCGCCACCGAGACCGCCTACCAACTGCTGAACCGGGCCGAGATCGCCACCGCCCGCGGCCGGTTCGACGAGGCCGAGGGACTGCTCAGGGAGGTGCGCAGCCGGCCGAACACCGATGCCCGGTTCGTCGGCCCGCTCTACGGGTGCCTGGCCGAGCTGGCGCTGTGGCGGCACGACGGCGGCCAGGCCGCGGAGGCGGTCACGCGTGGCCTGGAGGCGATCGCGGGCAGCGAGAACGTCCTGGTCCGCCTGCAGCTGTACGCGATGGGCCTGCGGGTGGCCGCCGACGGCCACCTGTCCCGGACCGGCCCGCAGGAGCAACGGCCGACGCTGGCCGACGTGGCGGCGCTGCTGGACGCGGCGCGGCAGACGGTCGCCGGGCACCCCGGCTCACCGGGCACCAGGCTGCTGCTCGAACAGTGCGAGGCGGAGCACGCGCGGGCCGCCAGCGTGGACGCGGCGGCTGCCTGGCGGCGGGTGGCTGACGGCTGGGAGTCGCTGGAGCGGCCCTACCCGATGGCGTACGCGCGCTTCCGCGAGGCCGAGGCGGAGGCCGTGGCCCGGCACCGGCGCGCCACGGTGGCTGCCGGCGGCGCGTTCGCGGCCGCCGAGAGGCTGGGCGCCGAGCCGCTGCGCGAGCAGATCGCGGCACTGGCCTCGCGATACCGCCTCGATCTGGTGAAGCCGCTCCCGGCACCGCGCCCGCCGCTCGGCCTGACCGACCGGGAGTTCGCGGTGCTGCGCGGGATCCGGACCGGCCGGACGAACCGCGAGATAGGACAGACCCTGTACATCAGCGAGTCCACGGTGAGCGTGCACGTCACCAACCTGATGCGCAAGCTCGGGGTGCGCAACCGCGCGGAGGCGGCCACGGTGGCCCTTCGCGAGGGCTTCTTCGCAGGTGACTGAGGGGGTTACGTAATTCGACGTAAGGCCGGACCGGTGTTCGGCGGCCGCCGGGCCGCCTACGCTCGCGGGCAGCGGACCGACGTCGATGTATGCAAGGGGGATGCCGTGGCACGTAGCGCGCTGCTGATCGGCCCGCGCACCGGGGACCTGCAGGGCGTCGGCAACGACGTCCAGGCCATGGCCACGGCGCTGCGGGCGTGGGACTTCGACATCACGCCGTGCGTGGGCGACGACGCCACCCGGGCCGGGATCCTGGCCGCGTACGAGCAGCTGATCGCCGAGGCGGAGCCGGACGACGCGATCGTCGTCTTCTACAGCGGGCACGGCGGCTACTGCCTGCCCCCGGAGCACGAGCGGACGGCGTCGCTGCCGTCGCGGATCCAGTTCATCGTGCCGTCCGATTTCGACGAGTCGCAGCCCGGCGACTTCCGGGGCATCACCGACCTGGAGCTGTCCGGGCTGCTGGCCCGGCTGACGGAGCGGACCCGCAACGTCACCGTGGTGCTGGACTGCTGTCACGCCGCGCACATGTCCCGGGACCCGGACCGCATCGTGAAGGCGCTGTCGGTGCCCGCGTCGTACGCCCTGCTCTCGGCGCACCTGGACCGGGTGGGCCGGCAGGACCCCGCGTTCCGGCAGCGCCTGGCGCCGGAGGGCAACCCGGACGCGGTACGGGTCGTCGCCTGCGCGCCCGAGCAGTCCGCCTACGAGTACGCCGTTGCGGCAGGGCGCTCGATGGGGATGCTGACCGAGGCGCTCACCGGGGCGCTCACCGAGGCGCGGGACGGCGGACTCACCGTCTCCTGGGCGACCGTGGTCGATCGGGTGCGCACGCGGGTGCTGACCAAGATGCCGACGCAGCGCCCGGAGGTGGAGGGCC
The Catellatospora sp. IY07-71 DNA segment above includes these coding regions:
- a CDS encoding acyl-ACP desaturase codes for the protein MTVMDVQPRIRRSTVPAGPPAILTDLWAALTERGMSLVDVTWEQQRLHESRRWSVVDMLAAVDLDSLTPTDRMLVWNAGRAELTTKPGADRLERQANAECNRWRDTNPALASVMEACGTWSRYWNEEEAHHETVFNRLADLSGMEPIDDETFINFRQVFPDDDMLRTLVLLAISEITAAVNYGQCQHVVADPGLRRIFKQVAADEIQHRNYFIAFAKALVDSGEYHAKDAFAVAHLFLREDGELQGSARDKLEERGTHVNWWDQLETKEMDFRPEAIEKKEQLVCSALKKITGIEVHTREEVEDTWLDLLGS
- a CDS encoding AMP-binding protein; this translates as MLEHVQRNHDTVPEHGLHLYEKFADPPETVLYREFPARIAAYAEHFRAHGIGPGTRVIVPFETSAAVILSFLALMEAGALPLSVKPLLPHSPKAGYEDFLGRVAGEFGAAAVLQTPSLATVDLPLARLPLPDPELRLPGARLRVPADDELAFVQFSSGSTSFPKGIPITQGRLRANLAMILGTDGRRPEDRVSSWLPLYHDMGLVGGLLSSFASGSDLLLAEPSTFLFDAYGWWAHMAREGVCGTVVPNFAVDYSLRLMRDLDRAELAELDLSRLHVIYLGSEPINIRNLEEFLALMAPAGLRDDVFMPCYGMAETVLVVTSRPRGGRVRIVRSPSGLPAISVGPPMPGFTVRLRTEDGRVCRDGQLGEIELAGGTLADSYLDDPRPLTGTDGFYATGDIGFVDGGELFITGRISDRIKVNGQSLFAADFEQALEQLAFIRRVAVAQAGGRIVVLAEADRTARADPGGCRARIVEHLVHATGVTVRPEDVHFLRPGRLLRTSSGKLQRRAIVAAYERGDFTEARPRTEEPPTPAG
- a CDS encoding serine aminopeptidase domain-containing protein, which translates into the protein MSTSGLVTGSERWVPTSGGHELHVRQVPPQGGAAPGVLFLPGLFSDGGFFLSSAGRGPATVFVERGFTAYVASLRGHGRSRWPRRRAYDWNFDTYVRHDLPDLIRGVAAAHQGPLFVLAHSMIGYALLAALGVDPSLQRHLAGVVTISSAVNDYSEGGAGKRVQLRGAALLARLAGRFPAKALRQGRWDEPAGLMRQFADWAPRGEFRSADGTTDYWQALSRVTVPALVAIGAADTFHASPARGRKLADRLGGPVDFRVYGRQTGLSWDPGHYDVIRGARAEAEVLPGVAGWMKRAGAVPATEE
- a CDS encoding acyl carrier protein, with the translated sequence MTTIDTDEIQARVTSFIVDHLLGSESAGELDADSPLLEWGVLNSMNTARLLTFIREELHVSVPPTAITGRHFRSINTITSLVRSLLPTEVASA
- a CDS encoding holo-ACP synthase — translated: MAGPAGQLIGLGHDLQLISELEVASGLREPDVFFTDRELRRFAGAVGPLQSLAGAFAAKEALFKALPPAREPWFWTDAEVVHDPHGGPEFDIRGSLARHLARHRLRVNVSISHSGGFVSSVVVVTGRTSVYQRFFGTIDRKARDVLRRITAYAPRPAQ
- a CDS encoding alpha/beta fold hydrolase; the protein is MVGDGGMGRWPDLPSPRYLDLGGHRLAYRDFGTGQPVLALHGLFSEGRAFARLAAALPGRRVIAPDQRGHGSSDPAPPYTREGFLSDLVALLDHLGLERLPVVGHSLGGANAYQLAARRPERVSALVVADVGAVIEADLSFARAWPERAPSREQFLDALGFLGPYLVDGVREHADGWGLACRVEDALAAQDRLNGDHWADWLAVSCPTLLIAGSDSFVLAADHAAEMAAKAPRATLTVLTGGHFVYDDDEAGFAAAVRSFLDATGF
- a CDS encoding LuxR C-terminal-related transcriptional regulator; this translates as MSVTTTSPTAPMTDGAGPPRLTADLTLSCLRAAAGDDAGLRELPTERLVALHALTETWARAHRLVAAALDERLHAAAAGPPALTERQRQVVALLREGLTIQAMARRLGLSPRTVGKHLERVYRRLGTSDRLTTVLRAQQQGLLLPMGDGQRAWADTPATGAP
- a CDS encoding thioesterase family protein, with the protein product MNNAVALEYLEAGRWDWMGRQGIVHGDRVVAVVASINIDYLAELPRGEVEVRTRLESPSEQEIADDDLTFRARFRQRLHLPQVPGPAVDALVTVAFLDTAQRCLVSMQDFLATAAPR
- a CDS encoding NAD(P)/FAD-dependent oxidoreductase, coding for MQPAFDIAVIGGGPAGSTAASYLAKAGLSVVVLESETFPREHVGESLVPATTPVLLEIGAMEKIEAANFPKKYGAAWTSAESRPIDHMGFTGLTHDFRAADILFHERDQPGVDRDHTYHVDRGIFDKILLDHSASLGADVRYNARVQNVDFEGEFPVVHVRIDGEAQQIPVRMVVDASGRRTLLASQMKTKISDPVFNQYAIHTWFDNFDRKALALNPEQTDYIFIHFLPLTDTWVWQIPITETITSIGVVTQKKRFAASKTEREEFFWDSVESRPELARALRAAEQVKPFKSEGDYSYSVSQICGDNFVLIGDAARFVDPIFSSGVSVAMNSARIACADIIAAAEAGDFAKKRFSIYETKLRRGVSNWYEFITIYYRLNILFTAFVQDPRYRLDVLKLLQGDVYEDDEPAALAEMREIVRAVEEDETHLWRPYLGELKAPTAAPAF